The Pseudomonas asiatica genome has a segment encoding these proteins:
- a CDS encoding LysR family transcriptional regulator encodes MDQIHLMKVFVAVGELESFAAAARRLDISPAAVTRAVSALEDQLGVKLLLRTTRSVRLTEAGGRYLEDTRHILASINEANEAAAGINATPKGDLAVTAPILFGKKFVMPCIVHYLQQYPEVDVSAYFLDRIVNMVEEGMDVAVRIGPLPDSGLKALRVGRVRRMLCASPEYLARHGVPKHPSDLAEHAVIGTTNLSPRAGWRFGVTDEPTLVRMKPRLTVTSNDGAIAAASGGLGIARLLSYQVADEVASGQLQVILAEYEEAPWPIHILHRESKYGSTKVRAFIDMLAQELRARQLD; translated from the coding sequence ATGGACCAGATCCACCTGATGAAGGTGTTCGTCGCCGTAGGCGAGCTGGAAAGCTTCGCCGCTGCTGCCCGCCGCCTGGACATCTCCCCAGCCGCGGTCACCCGTGCCGTCAGCGCCCTGGAAGATCAGCTGGGGGTCAAGCTGCTGCTGCGCACCACCCGTAGCGTACGCCTGACCGAAGCCGGGGGCCGCTACCTGGAAGACACCCGGCATATCCTCGCCAGCATCAACGAGGCCAACGAAGCCGCCGCCGGCATCAACGCCACGCCCAAGGGCGACCTGGCCGTCACTGCGCCCATCCTGTTCGGCAAGAAGTTCGTCATGCCGTGCATCGTCCACTACCTGCAGCAGTACCCCGAGGTTGACGTTTCCGCCTACTTCCTCGACCGCATCGTCAACATGGTCGAGGAGGGCATGGATGTGGCCGTTCGTATCGGCCCCTTGCCCGACTCCGGGCTCAAAGCACTGCGGGTGGGCAGGGTCCGGCGCATGCTGTGCGCCTCTCCCGAGTACCTGGCGCGCCATGGCGTGCCGAAGCACCCGTCCGACCTGGCGGAGCATGCGGTGATCGGCACCACCAACCTGTCGCCGCGAGCCGGTTGGCGCTTTGGGGTGACCGATGAGCCGACTCTGGTGCGCATGAAGCCTCGCTTGACGGTGACCAGCAATGACGGGGCAATCGCCGCTGCCAGCGGCGGGTTGGGCATTGCCCGCCTGCTGTCGTATCAGGTCGCGGATGAGGTGGCCAGTGGGCAGTTGCAGGTGATCCTTGCCGAATACGAAGAGGCGCCGTGGCCAATCCATATACTGCACCGGGAGAGCAAGTACGGTTCGACCAAGGTCCGCGCATTCATTGACATGCTGGCGCAGGAACTGAGGGCTCGGCAGCTGGACTGA